The Triticum dicoccoides isolate Atlit2015 ecotype Zavitan chromosome 6A, WEW_v2.0, whole genome shotgun sequence genome has a window encoding:
- the LOC119316767 gene encoding uncharacterized protein LOC119316767 — protein sequence MESDDHGRVARRHEMWFSAPVGVVHEHLGDDGINAVHSGSCRGALWWPLWYNSVAGQVRFAFPLLVVNLSTSFITSVLLSCSLVTRQVQSAEQTLFSKREEEGDLGSCPRAVSGDAPMRCGAHVHVVHRPCV from the exons ATGGAG TCCGACGACCACGGACGTGTAGCTCGCAGGCATGAGATGTGGTTCAGTGCTCCTGTGGGTGTAGTTCATGAGCACCTCGGCGACGATGGCATCAACGCAGTGCACTCCGGTAGTTGCCGTGGTGCACTCTGGTGGCCGTTGTGGTACAACTCAGTGGCTGGCCAGGTGAGGTTTGCTTTTCCTCTGCTTGTGGTTAATCTAAGCACGAGCTTCATCACCTCGGTGCTTTTGTCGTGTAGCTTGGTGACGCGACAGGTGCAGTCAGCTGAGCAGACACTCTTCTCCAAGCGAGAAGAGGAGGGCGATCTTGGTTCCTGTCCACGTGCAGTTTCAG GCGATGCGCCCATGCGGTGTGGAGCACATGTGCATGTAGTCCATCGGCCATGCGTGTAG